One stretch of Tenacibaculum sp. MAR_2010_89 DNA includes these proteins:
- a CDS encoding DUF3857 domain-containing protein, with protein sequence MKKKVLIIISLFSFLICFSQKKKSSKIGNASIEELKMVRYENDSTANAIVLYEHANHYLDEKRDYNRTTDYYFRIKILKKAGFNKATIRIPSYGKEKVHHIKGITYNLNQGDRIKKTHLISKNIFTKKLNEKWKEITFTMPALKVGSIIEYVYSVTTPYSQMDDWLFQSDIPKVKSDFTASILGNWKYNIRVIGFLPLTTNQFNVDKNCVYIPAMGKGACALLAYGIENIPAFKEEKHMLSAKNFKSRLVFDLESYRHPSQGIEKYTKTWRDADKRLKNNFLDKQTSKKNYFKKQLPSTIFNSTSELNKAKAIFSFIKNHYTWNGDYWPSAKVRIKKAFTNKFGNIFDINLSLYNSLKAAEIETYLILTSTRDRAMPTKLHPVINEFNYLLVKIVIDNKEYYLDASKKQLPFGLVQFQALNGDGRLLNFKKGSVWEPIKLNNKAFKTIKVKLNLSEEETTASIKISTKSYYAVNKRARIQSKSEDEYIESFESNYPFLEVDTFKVENLNQVAKNLNETYTVTLEDVYRDGVFYINPFLITQHTRNPFKLKKRDYPVDFGYPSENTYIFSMQIPEGYKLKKELNNKTVILPNNGGKYLITTKVYNTTMTLFCKISINKSVYTSQEYHALKEFFNHIIKSQDVILEMVKE encoded by the coding sequence ATGAAAAAGAAAGTCTTAATTATTATTTCACTATTTAGTTTTTTAATTTGTTTTTCACAAAAAAAGAAATCATCAAAAATAGGAAACGCTTCTATTGAAGAACTTAAAATGGTACGTTATGAGAATGATTCAACAGCTAATGCAATTGTTTTATATGAACATGCTAACCATTACCTAGATGAAAAAAGAGATTATAATAGAACTACTGATTATTATTTTAGAATTAAAATATTAAAAAAAGCTGGTTTTAATAAAGCAACCATAAGAATTCCAAGTTATGGTAAAGAAAAAGTACATCATATTAAAGGAATAACTTACAATTTAAATCAAGGTGATAGAATTAAGAAAACACATTTAATTAGTAAAAATATTTTCACAAAAAAACTCAACGAAAAGTGGAAGGAAATAACCTTTACAATGCCTGCTTTAAAAGTAGGAAGTATTATTGAATATGTGTACTCCGTAACCACTCCATACTCACAAATGGATGATTGGTTATTTCAATCAGATATTCCTAAAGTAAAAAGTGATTTTACAGCTTCTATTTTAGGTAACTGGAAATATAATATTAGAGTAATCGGTTTTTTACCATTAACTACAAATCAATTTAATGTTGATAAAAACTGCGTATACATTCCTGCTATGGGTAAAGGAGCTTGTGCCTTATTAGCATATGGAATAGAAAATATTCCTGCCTTTAAAGAAGAAAAACATATGCTAAGTGCAAAAAATTTTAAATCTAGATTAGTTTTTGATTTAGAATCATACAGGCATCCAAGTCAAGGAATAGAAAAATACACCAAAACATGGAGAGATGCAGACAAAAGATTAAAAAATAATTTTTTAGACAAACAAACTTCGAAGAAAAATTATTTTAAAAAACAATTACCATCTACTATTTTTAATAGTACTTCAGAGTTAAATAAGGCAAAAGCTATTTTTAGTTTTATTAAAAATCATTACACATGGAATGGTGATTATTGGCCTTCAGCTAAAGTGAGAATCAAAAAAGCTTTTACGAATAAATTTGGTAATATTTTTGACATTAACTTGTCTTTATATAATTCTTTAAAAGCCGCTGAAATAGAAACTTATTTAATTCTAACTTCTACAAGGGATAGAGCAATGCCAACGAAATTGCATCCTGTTATAAATGAGTTTAATTATTTATTGGTGAAAATTGTAATTGATAACAAGGAGTATTATTTAGATGCTTCAAAAAAACAATTGCCTTTTGGTTTAGTTCAGTTTCAAGCTTTAAACGGTGACGGAAGGCTTTTAAACTTCAAAAAAGGGAGTGTTTGGGAACCAATAAAGCTTAATAACAAAGCTTTTAAAACAATTAAAGTAAAACTAAACCTTAGTGAAGAAGAGACTACTGCAAGCATAAAAATAAGTACTAAAAGTTATTATGCTGTAAATAAGAGAGCGCGTATACAATCAAAAAGTGAAGATGAATATATTGAATCATTTGAGTCAAACTATCCATTTTTAGAAGTAGACACGTTTAAAGTTGAAAATTTAAATCAAGTTGCTAAAAACTTAAATGAAACGTACACTGTTACTTTAGAAGACGTATATAGAGATGGTGTTTTTTACATTAATCCTTTTTTAATAACTCAACATACTAGAAATCCATTTAAATTAAAAAAACGTGATTATCCAGTAGATTTTGGTTACCCAAGTGAAAATACTTATATTTTTTCAATGCAAATTCCAGAAGGATATAAGTTGAAAAAAGAATTAAATAATAAAACAGTAATACTCCCCAATAATGGTGGTAAATACTTAATTACAACTAAGGTTTATAACACAACTATGACTTTATTTTGTAAAATTAGCATAAACAAAAGTGTATATACTAGCCAAGAATACCATGCTTTGAAAGAGTTCTTCAATCATATTATAAAATCGCAAGACGTTATTTTAGAAATGGTTAAAGAATAG
- a CDS encoding pitrilysin family protein produces the protein MRKNIITLVTVLFVGLSANAQKVEFEEYDLSNGLHVILHQDNSAPVIALEVLYNVGSKDEVDGKTGMAHFYEHLLFTGTQNIPRGKWSEIQSSRGGSGNATTNWDRTNYYETFPSNELKLALWMESERLLHPIVDQKAVDTQNEVVKEEKRQRMDNAPYGKIQYGMVYKHLFDKHNYGRPLIGFIKDLDNAKLEEFKAFYDKWYMPNNAVLVLAGDFQKKEAKSLIKSYFGTIPSRTLPKRVKIIEPERTKEKRVTEYDSNIQLPAVVLMHKTPSMRDREAKVLDVISTILSDGKSSRLQKKLVENKKKALAVFSFGRAMVDYSVYTIGAIPLGKNSLDDLIKEMDEEILKLQTELISDEDLQKVRNKFENRFVSSNSSVQGIASSLASNYMLMGDTHRINNELEIINSITKEEIRAVAKKYLAKSRRVVIDYLPTSKKK, from the coding sequence ATGAGGAAAAATATTATAACTCTTGTAACTGTTTTGTTTGTTGGCTTATCAGCTAATGCACAAAAGGTTGAATTTGAAGAGTACGATTTAAGCAACGGATTACATGTTATTTTACATCAAGACAATTCAGCTCCAGTAATAGCTTTAGAAGTTTTGTATAACGTTGGTTCAAAGGATGAAGTTGATGGAAAAACAGGAATGGCACATTTCTATGAGCACTTATTATTTACAGGAACTCAAAATATTCCTCGAGGAAAATGGAGTGAAATTCAATCTTCAAGAGGAGGTAGTGGAAATGCAACAACCAACTGGGATAGAACAAACTATTATGAAACGTTTCCTTCTAACGAGTTAAAACTAGCTTTATGGATGGAATCAGAAAGGTTATTACATCCTATTGTAGATCAAAAAGCTGTTGACACACAAAATGAAGTTGTAAAAGAAGAAAAAAGACAACGAATGGACAATGCTCCGTATGGTAAAATTCAATACGGAATGGTGTATAAGCATTTGTTTGACAAACATAACTATGGTAGACCTTTAATTGGTTTTATTAAAGATCTAGACAATGCTAAATTAGAAGAGTTTAAAGCTTTTTATGACAAATGGTATATGCCAAACAATGCTGTTTTAGTTTTAGCTGGAGATTTTCAAAAGAAAGAAGCTAAATCTTTAATAAAAAGTTATTTCGGAACAATTCCTTCAAGAACTCTACCTAAAAGAGTTAAAATAATTGAACCAGAAAGAACTAAAGAAAAAAGAGTTACTGAATACGATTCTAACATTCAATTACCTGCTGTTGTTTTAATGCATAAAACTCCTTCTATGAGAGATAGGGAAGCTAAAGTTTTAGATGTTATTTCAACAATTTTAAGTGATGGTAAAAGCTCAAGGCTTCAGAAAAAATTGGTAGAAAACAAAAAGAAAGCTTTAGCCGTTTTCTCTTTTGGTAGAGCAATGGTTGATTATAGTGTTTATACAATTGGTGCAATTCCTTTAGGTAAAAATTCTTTAGATGATTTAATTAAGGAAATGGATGAAGAAATTTTAAAATTACAAACTGAACTAATTTCTGATGAAGATTTACAAAAAGTAAGAAACAAATTTGAAAACCGTTTTGTATCATCTAATTCAAGTGTACAAGGTATTGCTTCTTCTTTAGCTAGCAACTATATGTTAATGGGAGATACGCATAGAATTAATAATGAATTAGAAATCATTAATTCTATTACAAAAGAAGAAATTAGAGCAGTAGCTAAAAAATATTTAGCAAAAAGCAGACGTGTTGTAATTGACTACTTACCTACATCTAAAAAGAAATAA
- a CDS encoding thioesterase family protein, which yields MNLTKVLESKTKIRFQDCDPFNHLNNGAYFNYLINAREDQLIANYNLDIYKHGKETGKSWVVGSHQIAYLKPATLMETVTIDSQLIKYGNKNLLVEIRMWNETKTELKAILWSSFVYFNLLKLSSEKHSDDLLALFENVVLPVDQFNFEERVQSFRFQKV from the coding sequence ATGAATTTAACTAAAGTATTAGAAAGTAAAACGAAAATTAGATTTCAAGATTGTGATCCATTCAATCATTTAAATAATGGTGCTTATTTTAATTATCTTATTAATGCTAGAGAAGATCAATTAATAGCTAACTATAATTTAGATATTTATAAACATGGAAAAGAAACTGGTAAAAGTTGGGTTGTTGGATCTCATCAAATAGCTTATTTAAAACCAGCTACTTTAATGGAAACTGTTACAATTGATTCACAATTAATTAAATATGGGAATAAAAATTTATTGGTTGAGATAAGAATGTGGAATGAAACCAAAACTGAGTTAAAAGCAATACTATGGAGTTCGTTTGTGTACTTTAATTTGTTAAAACTTTCATCTGAAAAACATTCAGATGATTTATTAGCGCTTTTTGAAAATGTTGTTTTACCTGTTGATCAATTTAACTTTGAAGAAAGAGTACAAAGTTTTCGATTTCAAAAAGTGTAG
- the rplU gene encoding 50S ribosomal protein L21, with protein MYAIVEIAGQQFKVAKDQKVYVHRLQEAEGSKVTFDKVMLVEDKGNVTIGAPAIEGAGVTAKILGHLKGDKVIVFKKKRRKGYKKKNGHRQYLTEIQIEGISASGVKKAAAKKEAPKVEVKEESNDLSSKTVAELKALAKDKGITGYTSLKKAELIEALSK; from the coding sequence ATGTACGCAATCGTAGAGATAGCAGGGCAACAATTTAAAGTAGCAAAAGACCAAAAAGTTTACGTTCACCGTTTACAAGAAGCAGAAGGATCAAAAGTAACTTTTGATAAAGTAATGCTTGTTGAAGACAAAGGAAATGTAACTATTGGCGCCCCAGCTATAGAAGGTGCAGGAGTAACTGCAAAAATTCTAGGTCACTTAAAAGGTGATAAAGTAATCGTTTTCAAGAAAAAAAGAAGAAAAGGTTACAAGAAGAAAAATGGACACAGACAGTATTTAACTGAAATTCAAATTGAAGGAATTTCTGCTTCTGGTGTTAAGAAGGCAGCTGCTAAAAAAGAAGCTCCTAAGGTAGAAGTTAAGGAAGAATCAAATGATTTAAGTTCTAAAACTGTAGCAGAATTAAAAGCTTTAGCTAAAGATAAAGGTATCACAGGATATACTTCTTTAAAGAAAGCTGAATTAATTGAAGCATTAAGTAAATAA
- a CDS encoding TetR/AcrR family transcriptional regulator yields MSKSEKTKAFIIETVAPIFNKNGYSAMSLSKITEATGLTKGAIYGHFQNKEELAIDAFRYSVRRVLKDLNKEVSLGKRPIDKLLRIASFYETYYQYNKEFGGCPILNIGVDSNNQNTGIADLVRFYNHKILNQFSLLIDTAKHANEIKKSINSLVLAKRFFYMIEGAVYMSHIMKDESYLIDVSETMKLIINQDLKL; encoded by the coding sequence GTGTCTAAATCAGAAAAAACCAAAGCATTTATTATAGAAACTGTAGCTCCTATTTTCAATAAAAATGGATATTCAGCAATGAGTTTATCTAAAATAACTGAAGCTACAGGATTAACTAAGGGAGCTATTTATGGGCATTTTCAAAATAAAGAAGAGCTGGCAATTGATGCCTTTCGTTATTCTGTAAGGAGAGTTTTGAAAGATTTAAACAAAGAGGTTTCTTTAGGTAAAAGACCTATAGATAAACTATTACGGATTGCATCTTTTTACGAAACATATTATCAATATAATAAAGAATTTGGTGGATGTCCAATTTTAAATATAGGAGTAGACTCTAATAACCAAAATACTGGTATTGCTGATTTAGTGCGTTTTTATAATCATAAAATTTTAAATCAATTTTCTCTTTTAATAGATACAGCAAAGCACGCAAATGAGATAAAAAAATCTATTAATAGTTTAGTATTAGCAAAACGTTTTTTTTATATGATTGAAGGTGCAGTATATATGTCGCATATAATGAAAGATGAGAGTTACCTTATTGATGTGTCAGAAACTATGAAATTAATTATAAACCAAGATTTAAAGCTATAA
- a CDS encoding DMT family transporter gives MGNQKQKWLYLLLLSLIWGSSFILMKKALIGLTPIQLGALRIVITAFFLILIGFNTLKTIEKNQWKWVLLSALLGTFFPSFLYAYAIFGIDSSIASILNSITPFNALWVGAVFFSFSFRKNQLLGILIGLIGTVTLIVKGATLNPDQNYWYALLPVLSSFGYAFNVNIIKKYLQDLDALAITTGNFILIIIPAFLVLVFSGFFTSFELNTETKPALMYIFILAIVGTGVAKIIFNRLIQISSPIFSTSVTYLIPIVAVVWGIIDNEELSLIQLLAGIVILFGVYLVNKKK, from the coding sequence ATGGGGAACCAAAAACAAAAATGGTTGTATTTATTGTTACTTTCTCTTATATGGGGAAGTTCATTTATTTTAATGAAAAAAGCATTAATAGGGCTAACACCCATTCAATTGGGTGCTTTACGTATAGTAATTACGGCGTTTTTTTTGATTTTAATAGGGTTTAATACATTAAAAACTATTGAAAAGAACCAGTGGAAATGGGTTTTGCTAAGTGCTTTATTGGGTACTTTTTTTCCTTCGTTTTTGTATGCATATGCAATTTTTGGGATTGACAGTTCTATAGCATCGATTTTAAATTCAATAACACCATTTAATGCATTATGGGTTGGAGCAGTTTTTTTTAGTTTTTCGTTTAGGAAAAATCAATTATTAGGTATCCTAATTGGTCTTATAGGTACGGTTACTTTAATTGTAAAAGGAGCAACTTTAAATCCGGATCAAAACTATTGGTATGCTTTATTACCAGTTTTATCTTCATTTGGATATGCCTTTAATGTAAATATTATAAAAAAGTATTTACAAGATTTAGATGCTTTGGCAATAACTACTGGGAATTTTATTTTAATAATTATTCCAGCATTTTTAGTGCTCGTTTTTTCTGGTTTTTTTACATCGTTTGAACTAAATACTGAAACGAAACCCGCTTTAATGTATATTTTTATTTTAGCAATAGTTGGAACAGGTGTAGCTAAAATAATATTTAATAGACTTATTCAAATCTCATCTCCTATATTTTCAACATCTGTAACTTACTTAATACCAATAGTTGCAGTTGTTTGGGGTATTATTGATAATGAAGAGTTAAGTTTAATTCAGCTTTTAGCTGGTATTGTTATTTTATTTGGAGTGTATTTAGTGAATAAGAAAAAATAA
- a CDS encoding insulinase family protein codes for MKTKIYSIITFLFLSMSISAQIDRTKMPESGPAPKINLGKPKKFTLKNGLQVLVVENHKLPRVSVTLDIDNPPMAHGSKAGVEGFVGGMLGTGTTNMSKENFDKKVDYLGARISFGSESAFASSLSKYFPEVLKLMADAAFNPVFTQEEFDKQMKQSLDGIKSNDKSVTAIAGRVERLLTYGKSHPYGEFTSEETLKNIKLQDVKSLYSKVFKPNNAYLVVIGDVDFRSIKKQITSLFGKWKKGEMAFKSLPEVKNVETTEINFINMPNAVQSEVAIVNTVDLKMGDKDFYAALLANQILGGGGTGRLYKNLREDKGYTYGAYSRIGASRYASRFKASASVRNMVTDSAIVETMKEINKIRYQKATQKELDIAKAKYLGNFVKAVERPSTVANYALNILQNNLSKDYYKNYLTNINAVTLDDVQKAAIKYFKANKARIVITGKGIDVLKNLEKGDYKINYFDKNGNPTTKPAMSLPIPSGVSTSTVIDNYYKAIGGKDKIATVKTLKLSSDATVQGMKLNLVQKTAAPNKSLTLVSMMGNTMQKIVFDGTKGYQEARGQRKELSGESLDEVKNTSAPFSDEAYRNGKLDRIEPIDGKNAYVIKSGKSEIFYDMKTGFKLKEVKTVKGPQGEMKVPVLYSDYKEVNGIKFPHKMIQTMGPMKMEFITKEVKINEGVSDADFK; via the coding sequence ATGAAGACAAAGATATATTCAATTATCACATTTTTATTCTTATCAATGAGTATTTCTGCTCAAATTGATAGAACAAAAATGCCAGAATCTGGACCAGCTCCAAAGATAAACTTAGGTAAGCCAAAGAAATTCACTTTAAAGAATGGTTTACAGGTTTTAGTTGTTGAGAATCATAAACTACCTAGAGTTTCTGTAACATTAGACATTGACAACCCACCTATGGCTCATGGAAGCAAAGCTGGTGTTGAAGGTTTTGTTGGTGGCATGTTAGGTACTGGTACTACTAATATGTCAAAAGAAAATTTTGATAAAAAAGTAGATTATTTAGGGGCTAGAATTTCTTTTGGTTCGGAGAGTGCTTTTGCAAGTTCTTTATCAAAATATTTTCCTGAAGTTTTAAAATTAATGGCTGATGCTGCTTTTAACCCAGTTTTTACACAAGAGGAGTTTGACAAACAAATGAAACAATCTCTTGATGGTATTAAATCTAATGACAAGAGTGTTACTGCAATAGCAGGTAGAGTTGAAAGATTGCTTACTTATGGTAAAAGTCATCCTTATGGAGAATTTACTTCAGAAGAAACACTTAAAAATATAAAATTACAAGATGTTAAAAGTTTATATTCTAAAGTATTTAAACCAAACAATGCTTATTTAGTTGTAATTGGTGATGTTGATTTTCGTTCAATAAAAAAACAAATTACTTCATTATTTGGTAAATGGAAAAAAGGAGAAATGGCTTTTAAAAGCTTACCTGAAGTTAAAAATGTAGAAACTACAGAAATTAATTTCATCAACATGCCAAACGCTGTACAATCAGAAGTAGCAATAGTTAATACTGTTGATTTAAAAATGGGTGATAAAGATTTTTATGCTGCTTTATTAGCTAACCAAATTCTTGGTGGTGGTGGTACTGGTAGACTATACAAGAACCTTAGAGAAGACAAAGGGTACACTTATGGTGCATACTCTCGTATTGGAGCTAGTAGATATGCTAGCAGATTTAAAGCTTCAGCTTCTGTTAGGAATATGGTTACTGATAGTGCTATTGTTGAAACTATGAAAGAAATCAATAAGATTCGTTATCAAAAAGCTACTCAAAAAGAACTAGATATTGCAAAAGCTAAATACTTAGGTAATTTTGTAAAAGCTGTTGAAAGACCGAGTACAGTTGCTAACTATGCATTAAATATTTTACAAAATAATTTATCTAAAGATTATTATAAAAACTATTTAACCAACATAAATGCAGTAACTCTTGATGATGTTCAAAAAGCTGCTATTAAATATTTTAAAGCAAATAAAGCTAGAATTGTAATTACAGGTAAAGGGATAGATGTTTTAAAGAATCTTGAAAAAGGAGATTACAAAATAAACTATTTTGATAAAAATGGAAACCCAACAACTAAACCTGCAATGAGCTTACCTATACCTAGTGGAGTTAGTACTTCTACAGTAATAGATAATTATTATAAAGCAATTGGAGGTAAAGATAAAATAGCAACGGTAAAAACTTTAAAATTAAGTTCAGATGCTACAGTTCAAGGGATGAAATTAAATTTAGTTCAAAAAACAGCAGCACCTAATAAATCATTAACATTAGTTTCAATGATGGGTAATACTATGCAAAAAATTGTTTTTGATGGTACGAAAGGATACCAGGAAGCTCGTGGACAAAGAAAAGAGTTATCAGGTGAAAGCTTAGACGAAGTTAAAAACACCTCTGCTCCTTTTTCAGATGAAGCATACAGAAACGGGAAATTAGATAGAATTGAACCTATTGACGGGAAAAATGCTTACGTTATTAAATCTGGTAAGAGTGAAATATTTTATGATATGAAAACTGGTTTTAAACTTAAAGAGGTTAAAACTGTAAAAGGACCTCAAGGGGAAATGAAAGTCCCTGTACTTTACTCAGATTATAAAGAGGTAAATGGAATAAAATTCCCTCATAAAATGATTCAAACCATGGGACCTATGAAAATGGAATTCATTACCAAAGAAGTAAAAATAAATGAAGGTGTTTCTGACGCTGATTTTAAATAA
- the rpmA gene encoding 50S ribosomal protein L27 has translation MAHKKGVGSSKNGRESESKRLGVKIFGGQAAIAGNIIVRQRGTQHNPGENVYMGKDHTLHARVDGVVKFQKKRDNRSYVSIEPFEA, from the coding sequence ATGGCTCATAAAAAAGGTGTCGGTAGTTCGAAGAATGGTCGTGAATCAGAATCGAAACGATTAGGAGTAAAGATTTTTGGAGGACAAGCTGCTATAGCAGGTAATATTATTGTTCGTCAAAGAGGAACTCAACACAATCCAGGTGAAAATGTATATATGGGAAAAGACCATACATTACATGCTAGAGTAGATGGAGTTGTGAAATTTCAAAAGAAAAGAGATAATAGATCTTATGTTTCTATAGAGCCTTTTGAGGCATAG
- a CDS encoding Fur family transcriptional regulator: protein MRNTVSLQAIKSYVIDKNGAVSAVELVEYFKNRFNKTTIYRVLARLEEQGEVHSVIGKDANTYYATCHSTCSKESHNDNHVHRQCKKCGELSCVEIEMRAPTSNDFIIEETKILLIGVCKNCQ, encoded by the coding sequence ATGAGAAATACCGTTTCCTTACAAGCAATTAAATCTTATGTTATTGATAAAAATGGAGCAGTAAGTGCTGTGGAATTGGTAGAGTATTTTAAAAATAGGTTTAATAAAACTACAATTTATAGAGTATTAGCTAGGCTAGAAGAACAAGGTGAAGTACATTCTGTTATAGGAAAAGATGCGAATACTTATTATGCAACATGTCACTCTACTTGTTCTAAAGAAAGTCATAATGATAATCATGTACACAGGCAATGCAAAAAATGTGGAGAATTGTCATGCGTTGAAATAGAAATGAGAGCACCGACTTCTAATGATTTTATAATAGAAGAAACTAAAATTCTTTTAATAGGCGTTTGTAAAAATTGTCAATAA
- a CDS encoding cation transporter codes for MKIQKIIFVFALISFLAVSCKNEAKKDNSNKKEEIAKKVEEASFNISGMTCEIGCAKTIASKLSKKEGVINAEVIFNDSTAVVKYDAAKTNKKDLIAFIDGIADGNTYKTSEAGVKEACKKDCKKDCTEKNETAKKACMTDCKKECCDKA; via the coding sequence ATGAAAATTCAAAAAATAATATTTGTATTTGCTTTAATTAGTTTTTTAGCTGTTAGCTGTAAAAATGAAGCAAAAAAAGACAATTCTAATAAAAAAGAAGAAATAGCAAAAAAAGTTGAGGAAGCTAGTTTTAATATTTCTGGTATGACATGTGAAATTGGTTGCGCTAAAACAATCGCCTCTAAGTTATCAAAAAAAGAAGGTGTTATTAACGCTGAAGTTATTTTTAATGATAGTACCGCTGTTGTAAAGTATGATGCTGCTAAAACAAATAAAAAAGACTTAATTGCTTTTATTGATGGTATTGCTGATGGTAATACTTATAAAACATCTGAAGCAGGAGTTAAAGAAGCTTGCAAGAAAGATTGTAAAAAAGACTGTACTGAGAAAAACGAGACAGCAAAAAAAGCTTGTATGACTGATTGTAAAAAAGAATGTTGCGATAAAGCATAA